One region of Ananas comosus cultivar F153 linkage group 9, ASM154086v1, whole genome shotgun sequence genomic DNA includes:
- the LOC109715397 gene encoding histone H3.3-like yields MARTKQTARKSTGGKAPRKQLATKAARKSAPTTGGVKKPHRFRPGTVALREIRKYQKSTELLIRKLPFQRLVREIAQDFKTDLRFQSHAVLALQEAAEAYLVGLFEDTNLCAIHAKRVTIMRLERLRRRRRRRRSAGMIAEARGDTEGGSKGGGGLRRG; encoded by the exons ATGGCGCGTACGAAGCAAACCGCTCGCAAGTCCACGGGAGGCAAGGCTCCTCGGAAGCAGCTCGCCACTAAG gcgGCGCGGAAGTCGGCGCCGACGACGGGAGGGGTGAAGAAGCCGCACAGGTTCCGGCCGGGGACGGTGGCGCTGCGGGAGATCCGCAAGTACCAGAAGAGCACGGAGCTGCTGATCCGGAAGCTGCCGTTCCAGCGGCTGGTGCGGGAGATCGCGCAGGACTTCAAGACGGACCTGCGGTTCCAGAGCCACGCCGTGCTCGCCCTCCAGGAGGCGGCCGAGGCCTACCTCGTCGGCCTCTTCGAGGACACCAACCTCTGCGCCATCCACGCCAAGCGCGTCACCATCAT GCGGCtggagcggctgcggcggcgcaggcgacggcggcggtcggcggggatgaTCGCCGAAGCACGGGGCGACACCGAGGGAGGGTCCAAAGGTGGCGGCGGTCTTAG GCGGGGGTGA